The following proteins are encoded in a genomic region of Helicobacter macacae MIT 99-5501:
- a CDS encoding ammonium transporter, with amino-acid sequence MDFVNTSFIMLCSLLVLLMTPALAMFYSGMVGTKNTLNTIMNGFIVFGVITLQWIIVGFSLSFSGDNAGIIGDFANFALAGIAGYNDDGVPNILFMLFQMMFALIASAIITGSLVGRVKLGVLVVFLLFWSTIVYDTLAHMVWGGGFLESRGSLDFAGGGVVHISSGVAGLVGALLVGARKTPASTSGAHSVPYAFLGAILLFIGWLGFNAGSAGAVNEIAVNAFIVTIISAASGFLIWVLLEWVKHKKPTVLGGLSGLVAGLVGITPGAGFVSIWASVLIGMISALVCYFGLFYIKYKLKWDDSLDAFSLHGIGGIWGGVAVGLFASGEVNPAVVEQGALGEGLLIGGSYELFFEQIFAIVVCVALSGIASFVIFKGIGLITDLRVKEEVEQEGLDLRLHGEKAYDMKE; translated from the coding sequence ATGGATTTTGTAAATACAAGTTTCATAATGCTGTGCTCACTTTTAGTCTTGCTGATGACGCCTGCGCTGGCGATGTTTTATTCTGGTATGGTTGGCACAAAAAATACGCTCAATACCATTATGAACGGCTTCATCGTCTTTGGCGTGATTACTTTGCAGTGGATTATCGTGGGCTTTAGTTTGAGTTTTAGCGGTGATAATGCGGGCATTATCGGGGATTTTGCCAATTTCGCGCTCGCTGGTATCGCTGGCTATAACGATGATGGCGTGCCAAACATTTTGTTTATGCTCTTTCAAATGATGTTTGCGCTCATTGCTTCAGCGATTATCACAGGCTCGCTTGTAGGGCGCGTGAAGCTCGGCGTGCTTGTGGTGTTTTTACTTTTTTGGAGCACGATAGTGTATGACACGCTAGCGCATATGGTTTGGGGCGGCGGATTTCTAGAATCTAGAGGTAGCCTAGATTTCGCAGGCGGTGGCGTGGTGCATATCAGCTCTGGCGTGGCTGGGCTAGTTGGTGCGCTGCTCGTAGGTGCGCGCAAAACCCCTGCTTCTACGAGTGGAGCGCACTCTGTGCCTTATGCGTTTTTGGGCGCGATTTTGCTTTTCATCGGTTGGCTAGGATTCAACGCTGGGAGTGCTGGCGCAGTCAATGAAATCGCGGTAAATGCTTTTATCGTAACGATTATTTCAGCGGCAAGCGGATTTTTAATCTGGGTGCTCCTAGAGTGGGTAAAGCACAAAAAACCAACCGTGCTAGGTGGTTTGAGCGGACTTGTGGCTGGGCTTGTTGGAATTACCCCGGGTGCAGGATTTGTAAGCATTTGGGCGAGCGTGCTTATCGGTATGATAAGTGCGCTGGTGTGCTACTTTGGGCTGTTTTATATCAAATACAAACTCAAATGGGACGATAGCCTTGATGCGTTCTCACTACACGGAATCGGCGGAATCTGGGGTGGCGTAGCTGTGGGGCTTTTTGCCTCTGGCGAGGTAAATCCCGCAGTAGTAGAGCAGGGTGCGCTAGGCGAGGGACTGCTTATTGGCGGTTCTTATGAGCTCTTTTTTGAACAGATTTTTGCTATCGTGGTGTGTGTAGCACTCTCTGGCATTGCAAGTTTTGTGATTTTTAAGGGCATTGGCTTGATTACGGATTTGCGCGTCAAAGAGGAAGTAGAGCAAGAGGGGCTAGACTTGCGCTTACACGGCGAAAAAGCCTACGATATGAAAGAATAA